A single window of Armatimonadota bacterium DNA harbors:
- a CDS encoding HDIG domain-containing protein, which translates to MNKTREDAWALLCRYTQSENLRRHMLAVEAAMRHYAALLGGDPDQWGMAGLLHDFDYEQNPTLDKHPFAGMEILRAEGWPDEFIQTIASHAPHTGQPRDTIERKTLFACDELCGFVTAVALVRPSKKLSEVEPRSVIKKMKDKAFARGVSREDLVLGAEELGLPLETHIQNVIDALLPIADELGV; encoded by the coding sequence ATGAACAAGACGCGCGAGGATGCCTGGGCGCTGCTCTGTCGATACACGCAGTCGGAGAATCTTCGCCGCCACATGCTTGCGGTCGAAGCGGCGATGCGCCATTATGCAGCGTTGTTGGGAGGCGATCCCGATCAGTGGGGCATGGCCGGGCTATTGCACGACTTTGATTACGAGCAGAATCCCACGCTGGACAAGCATCCTTTTGCCGGCATGGAGATTCTGCGCGCCGAAGGATGGCCGGACGAGTTTATACAGACGATCGCCAGCCATGCGCCGCACACGGGCCAGCCCAGAGACACGATCGAGCGCAAAACGCTCTTTGCGTGCGACGAGCTTTGCGGATTTGTAACGGCGGTCGCGTTGGTGCGCCCGTCCAAGAAGCTCAGCGAGGTTGAGCCGAGATCGGTGATCAAGAAGATGAAGGACAAGGCCTTTGCCCGTGGAGTCAGCCGCGAAGACTTGGTTTTAGGCGCCGAGGAGTTGGGCCTGCCGCTGGAAACGCACATCCAGAACGTGATCGACGCGCTGTTGCCCATCGCGGACGAATTGGGAGTATAA
- a CDS encoding carbohydrate binding family 9 domain-containing protein, giving the protein MKGWGAFVALVLGSAFGQDYGSVPARELETAPTIDGRVEAAEWSQAAAIDQFWDGKSGEPSAFKSVVYLGFDSEALYIAAILSDPEPNKIIAQEKKRDGKVENDDLFAILIDPEDRRRTPYWFQVNPLGTQKLDTPGGNTEVIGWSGDWTAKARTTESGWELEARIPFRLLRYPSGQTAFGVAFIRSIPRDEAYHVFPNMERFMDEHKHARWVGLRTPDPRRPILIMPYAIGSADRMNENGRIGLDAKYLMANGSTAQLTVRPDFENILGDVASIDFSYTEKSLEETRPFFQEGAGFFPPQSVFYSLRAREVDAAFKTFGTSGPIQYGALGLTNAGKGLSVGRIQYQFAPQSHIGAMGLAGRHNGIDEEVYGADFEYTIKQRLGQYAAYASHLVYSGAQSGSSSTVNLRYSGPERTLNWDLAFSEVTAGFAPSTGFVPETGFRGQRLFVFWFDRPSSSALLSWTASAFLNKRERATGGLLDETARGTFSVRLRSHRSFSLSYTAGNRPPFRDRYMSVSHGWNVLDNYRSGSAFVLIGKQGGGESRYISLEQRWPLDEKSHFAASYERFELTYPQPSIHTNIRLSQLVFTANYDLSAERSIGLRFVGQGESLGSLSSVNNWFVTFLQRARRGADVYFLFGLPNASRTQTRFALKIVTPMELR; this is encoded by the coding sequence GTGAAAGGTTGGGGGGCTTTCGTTGCGTTGGTTTTGGGTTCCGCATTTGGGCAGGATTACGGCTCGGTGCCCGCGCGCGAACTCGAAACCGCGCCCACGATCGACGGGAGAGTGGAAGCGGCAGAGTGGTCGCAAGCGGCGGCCATCGATCAGTTCTGGGACGGCAAGAGCGGGGAGCCGTCCGCTTTCAAGTCCGTCGTCTATCTCGGTTTCGATTCCGAGGCCTTGTACATCGCCGCAATTCTGAGCGATCCTGAGCCGAACAAGATCATCGCACAAGAGAAAAAGCGAGACGGCAAGGTCGAGAACGACGACCTGTTCGCGATCCTAATCGATCCGGAAGACCGAAGGCGCACGCCCTACTGGTTCCAAGTGAACCCTTTGGGCACTCAGAAACTGGACACGCCGGGCGGAAACACAGAGGTCATAGGCTGGAGCGGTGATTGGACGGCCAAGGCCCGTACCACCGAATCAGGTTGGGAGTTAGAGGCCAGAATCCCGTTCAGGCTGTTGCGCTACCCGTCTGGGCAGACGGCGTTTGGCGTTGCGTTCATTCGCTCGATACCGAGGGACGAGGCTTACCATGTGTTTCCGAACATGGAACGTTTTATGGACGAGCACAAGCACGCTCGATGGGTCGGTCTAAGGACTCCCGACCCAAGGCGTCCGATTTTGATCATGCCCTACGCGATCGGATCGGCGGACCGTATGAATGAGAACGGTCGAATCGGATTGGACGCGAAGTATCTGATGGCGAACGGATCCACGGCGCAGCTGACCGTGCGCCCAGATTTCGAGAATATTCTGGGCGACGTGGCGAGCATCGATTTTTCCTATACAGAGAAGTCGTTGGAAGAAACGCGGCCCTTCTTTCAGGAGGGCGCCGGCTTCTTTCCTCCCCAGAGCGTCTTCTACTCTCTTCGCGCGCGGGAAGTTGACGCCGCGTTTAAGACGTTTGGAACTTCTGGCCCAATCCAATATGGCGCATTGGGGTTGACGAACGCTGGGAAAGGGCTGTCGGTAGGACGGATCCAGTATCAGTTCGCACCCCAGTCGCATATCGGAGCAATGGGTCTGGCCGGGCGACACAATGGCATCGACGAAGAGGTCTACGGAGCCGACTTTGAGTATACGATCAAACAACGCTTGGGTCAATACGCCGCCTATGCGTCGCATCTGGTTTATTCCGGCGCTCAGTCTGGTTCATCTTCGACCGTCAATCTAAGATACTCGGGACCGGAGAGGACGCTGAATTGGGACTTGGCGTTCAGCGAAGTAACGGCAGGGTTTGCCCCCTCCACCGGGTTTGTGCCTGAAACCGGATTTCGAGGCCAACGTCTGTTCGTCTTCTGGTTCGATCGGCCTTCCTCCAGCGCTCTTCTCTCATGGACAGCTTCAGCCTTCTTAAACAAGCGCGAGCGCGCAACGGGCGGCCTGTTGGACGAGACTGCGCGCGGAACTTTTAGCGTTCGACTGCGATCGCATCGCTCGTTCAGCCTGTCTTACACGGCAGGCAATCGACCGCCGTTTAGAGACCGATACATGAGCGTATCGCATGGCTGGAACGTGCTGGACAACTACCGTTCGGGCAGCGCGTTTGTACTGATTGGAAAGCAGGGCGGCGGCGAAAGCCGCTACATCAGTTTAGAGCAGAGATGGCCCTTAGACGAGAAGTCCCACTTTGCGGCTTCTTACGAACGATTCGAGCTGACCTATCCTCAGCCGTCTATCCACACAAACATTCGGCTAAGCCAGCTTGTGTTCACGGCCAACTACGACTTGAGCGCAGAGCGTTCCATCGGCTTGCGGTTTGTGGGACAAGGAGAATCGCTGGGGAGTCTATCGAGCGTCAACAATTGGTTCGTAACGTTCCTCCAAAGAGCTCGGCGAGGCGCCGACGTCTACTTCTTGTTCGGACTGCCCAACGCCTCGCGAACTCAGACAAGGTTTGCGCTAAAGATCGTAACGCCGATGGAACTGCGCTAA
- a CDS encoding cysteine--tRNA ligase — MGDLRIYDTLTRRTETFVPREPGKVSMYACGLTPQAPPHVGHMRGVVFMDVVQRWLEQLGYEVLFVQNFTDIDDKIIRRAQEEGLTTEEIAAKYSKMYRDDAMELGIQPPKFVTVTEHMADIVAMIERLVELGAAYQADGDVYFAVEKFEDYGKLSGRTIEEMISGARIEVDERKRHPGDFALWKAAKPGEPAWDSPWGRGRPGWHIECSALSLKYLGATFDIHAGGTDLIFPHHENEIAQSEAYLEGKPFAKYWMHWGAVRLDKEKMSKSTGHVVSIREALERYGPVVLRLYLMSTAYRKPMEFSFEKLDETKAAYERIRAAVSRAESWLTSHGELESSDDDSARAYRERFTAAMNDDFNTAGALGVVFELIGEINSGLAAIGSTGDAEGAKKWAALLEALRWMLKDALGIPLVSETIADDGLIGPLMEKVIQWRQDLRYRKQFEIADQIRDDLKEIGLLLEDGAQGTSWRRA, encoded by the coding sequence ATGGGCGACCTGCGCATCTACGACACGCTGACCAGAAGGACGGAGACCTTTGTTCCCCGCGAACCGGGCAAGGTCTCGATGTACGCTTGCGGCTTGACGCCCCAGGCGCCGCCCCATGTCGGCCACATGCGTGGCGTCGTGTTTATGGACGTCGTTCAGCGCTGGCTCGAGCAATTAGGCTACGAAGTGCTTTTTGTCCAAAACTTCACAGACATCGACGACAAAATCATTCGCCGAGCTCAAGAAGAAGGTCTCACGACCGAAGAGATAGCGGCAAAGTACAGCAAGATGTACCGAGACGATGCGATGGAACTGGGCATCCAGCCGCCCAAATTCGTCACCGTAACCGAGCACATGGCCGACATCGTCGCCATGATCGAGCGGCTGGTCGAACTGGGCGCCGCGTATCAGGCGGACGGCGACGTCTACTTCGCGGTCGAGAAGTTTGAAGATTACGGCAAACTCTCCGGTCGGACGATCGAAGAGATGATCTCGGGCGCCCGGATCGAGGTAGACGAACGGAAACGCCATCCGGGCGACTTTGCCCTTTGGAAGGCGGCCAAACCGGGAGAACCCGCCTGGGACAGCCCTTGGGGGCGCGGTCGCCCAGGTTGGCACATCGAATGCTCCGCCCTCAGCCTCAAGTACCTGGGAGCGACGTTCGACATCCATGCGGGCGGCACGGACTTGATCTTTCCGCACCACGAAAACGAAATCGCCCAATCCGAGGCTTACTTAGAGGGCAAGCCGTTTGCCAAGTACTGGATGCATTGGGGCGCCGTTCGATTGGACAAGGAAAAAATGTCCAAGTCGACCGGACACGTCGTCTCCATCCGCGAAGCGCTAGAGCGATACGGCCCCGTGGTGCTGAGGCTCTACCTGATGTCGACCGCCTACCGCAAGCCGATGGAGTTCTCTTTCGAAAAACTGGACGAAACAAAAGCGGCATACGAGCGGATCCGAGCTGCGGTCTCGAGAGCGGAATCGTGGTTGACGTCTCACGGCGAGTTAGAATCATCGGACGACGATTCGGCCAGAGCCTATCGCGAACGCTTTACAGCCGCGATGAACGACGACTTTAACACGGCAGGCGCCCTAGGAGTCGTATTCGAACTAATCGGAGAGATCAATAGCGGCTTGGCGGCGATCGGATCGACGGGCGATGCCGAAGGCGCCAAGAAGTGGGCGGCGCTTTTAGAGGCCCTGCGTTGGATGCTAAAGGACGCGCTGGGGATTCCGCTCGTAAGCGAGACTATAGCCGACGACGGACTGATCGGCCCGTTGATGGAGAAGGTCATCCAGTGGCGGCAAGATCTGAGATACCGCAAGCAGTTCGAAATCGCCGACCAAATCCGAGACGACCTGAAGGAGATCGGACTGCTGTTGGAAGACGGCGCGCAGGGCACGAGCTGGCGACGCGCATAA
- a CDS encoding VanW family protein: MKRWIVAVLLTVVALSLVAGGSIYYAAQSSTPLSATVKVGGMVAKRLTEEDLKTELTAAWKKIGRTPTVVAQKPEISKPLWAWGVRLDVEATAKQAIEAWKQTGPVEKLIGRPQIEVDAVWSIDSSRFDRALEPLKEHDSQPKNARAVWREGKVVVLPDEIGAVLDVSMAQESLFDELSRVSLDAQPDRIAFDALTVLAQAPIKADQLSHISGVLGSFTTNFPKSQTNRNNNIALASSPLDGLILMPGDKLSYNETVGKRLRSRGYRLAPVIIRGKKEQGIGGGVCQVSSTLFNAAMLADLKIVKRSNHSMAIGYVPMGRDATVTDSGHDLVIENSLDHAIALNVSVGASSLTVRFLGTPEPDKKVVVTTRYLSASPAPTKQTTLATLETGKTKVLEKGASGRRVATYRTVYKNGAKVKHEQICLSVYPASPRVVAVGSKPAPEPQLP; this comes from the coding sequence ATGAAGCGCTGGATCGTTGCCGTACTCCTGACCGTTGTCGCCCTCTCGCTTGTAGCGGGCGGGTCTATCTACTATGCCGCTCAATCTTCGACCCCGCTCTCGGCAACGGTTAAGGTAGGCGGGATGGTCGCCAAGCGGCTGACCGAGGAAGACCTGAAAACCGAGCTAACCGCCGCTTGGAAGAAAATCGGCCGCACGCCGACCGTCGTTGCCCAAAAACCAGAAATTTCCAAACCGTTGTGGGCGTGGGGCGTGCGACTGGATGTGGAAGCCACGGCCAAGCAAGCCATAGAAGCATGGAAGCAGACCGGACCTGTCGAGAAATTGATCGGTCGCCCGCAAATTGAAGTCGATGCGGTTTGGAGCATCGATTCATCCCGATTCGATCGAGCGTTGGAGCCGTTGAAAGAGCACGACAGCCAGCCCAAGAATGCGCGAGCAGTTTGGCGCGAGGGCAAAGTGGTCGTCTTGCCGGACGAAATCGGCGCCGTTCTAGACGTTTCGATGGCGCAAGAGAGTCTTTTTGACGAACTTTCGAGGGTGTCCTTGGATGCTCAACCAGATCGAATCGCCTTTGATGCGTTGACAGTGCTTGCCCAAGCGCCCATCAAGGCCGATCAACTTTCCCACATATCGGGCGTTCTGGGCAGCTTTACAACAAATTTCCCAAAGAGCCAAACGAATCGTAACAACAATATCGCGCTGGCTTCGTCGCCTCTGGACGGCCTCATTCTCATGCCGGGCGACAAACTCAGCTACAACGAAACGGTGGGCAAGCGATTGCGCAGCCGTGGCTATCGCCTAGCGCCGGTCATCATTCGCGGCAAAAAAGAGCAGGGCATTGGCGGCGGCGTCTGCCAAGTGTCGTCCACGCTTTTCAACGCGGCGATGTTGGCCGATCTAAAGATCGTCAAGCGTTCGAACCACTCGATGGCGATCGGCTATGTGCCAATGGGTCGCGATGCGACAGTAACCGATTCGGGACACGACCTGGTGATCGAAAACAGCTTGGACCATGCGATCGCACTAAACGTCAGCGTCGGCGCTTCCAGCCTGACCGTTCGCTTCTTGGGCACGCCCGAACCGGATAAGAAAGTCGTCGTTACAACCCGGTATCTCAGCGCATCCCCCGCGCCGACCAAGCAGACGACTTTGGCGACCTTGGAGACCGGCAAGACGAAAGTGCTCGAAAAGGGAGCCTCGGGCAGACGAGTGGCCACCTATCGAACGGTGTACAAGAACGGCGCAAAAGTGAAGCATGAGCAAATCTGTTTAAGCGTCTATCCTGCGTCGCCCAGGGTCGTTGCCGTCGGCTCGAAGCCTGCGCCCGAGCCTCAGTTGCCCTGA
- a CDS encoding glycosyltransferase family 4 protein yields the protein MPARGQVLMLTWEYPPKIVGGISRVAQELSEALVEQGWRVIVVTASHPGAPEQESVNGVEVTRVDPGGDDSDFVAWVKRLNSAMEKAADEILAGIDAATPVVLHAHDWLTHACAVALKEKHKLPLISTVHATEHGRHGGIYGETSQYIHEVERKLVYDSWRVIVCTEFMKEQVAATLGAPADKMDVIPNGVNAEKFEFGFSDEERRAFRARFAAPDEKIVFFVGRMVPEKGAHLLIDAMMTVRALQKNARLVIAGGGYRDHLVGFSRFIRMGRDVTFTGFIPDSDLLKLYRSIDCAVYPSLYEPFGIVALEAMAAKAPVVVSDIGGFREIVRHEINGIQTYAGNSESIAWGILRCLQDPESAQRRVEAAYKDATEIFNWERIASATGSVYDRVWSEYLASGWGQGN from the coding sequence ATGCCCGCTCGCGGCCAAGTTTTGATGCTGACTTGGGAGTATCCGCCTAAGATTGTTGGCGGCATCTCGCGAGTGGCGCAAGAACTCTCCGAAGCTTTGGTCGAACAGGGCTGGCGCGTCATTGTGGTTACGGCCTCGCATCCGGGGGCACCCGAACAGGAGAGCGTCAACGGCGTCGAGGTAACCCGAGTCGACCCCGGAGGCGACGACAGCGATTTTGTCGCTTGGGTCAAGAGGCTCAATAGCGCCATGGAGAAGGCGGCGGACGAGATCCTAGCTGGCATCGATGCGGCGACTCCGGTTGTGCTTCACGCGCACGACTGGCTGACGCATGCCTGCGCCGTGGCGCTCAAGGAGAAGCACAAACTGCCGCTAATCTCCACGGTTCACGCCACAGAGCACGGAAGGCACGGCGGCATCTACGGCGAGACTTCGCAATACATCCACGAGGTCGAGCGGAAGTTGGTTTACGATTCGTGGCGCGTCATCGTTTGTACGGAGTTTATGAAGGAGCAGGTCGCGGCGACTTTGGGCGCCCCTGCCGACAAGATGGATGTTATTCCGAACGGCGTCAACGCAGAGAAGTTCGAGTTTGGGTTTTCTGACGAAGAGAGACGAGCGTTCCGCGCCCGCTTTGCCGCGCCAGACGAGAAGATAGTCTTTTTTGTCGGTCGGATGGTGCCGGAGAAGGGCGCTCATCTCTTAATCGATGCGATGATGACGGTGAGGGCGCTTCAAAAGAACGCCCGATTGGTCATTGCGGGCGGCGGTTATCGAGATCATCTCGTCGGTTTCTCTCGCTTCATTCGCATGGGGCGCGACGTTACCTTTACCGGCTTTATCCCTGATAGCGATTTGCTCAAGCTTTATCGGTCGATCGATTGCGCGGTCTATCCCAGTCTTTACGAGCCCTTTGGCATTGTGGCGCTAGAGGCGATGGCCGCTAAAGCGCCTGTCGTGGTCTCCGATATCGGCGGCTTTCGGGAGATCGTCCGACACGAGATCAATGGAATCCAAACGTACGCGGGCAACTCGGAGAGCATCGCGTGGGGGATTTTGCGCTGCCTTCAAGACCCAGAGAGCGCGCAGAGGCGAGTGGAAGCGGCTTATAAAGACGCCACAGAGATTTTCAATTGGGAGCGTATTGCGAGCGCTACAGGCTCGGTCTACGATCGGGTCTGGTCGGAATATCTGGCCAGCGGCTGGGGTCAGGGCAACTGA
- the ndk gene encoding nucleoside-diphosphate kinase, with product MSERTLIFVKPDGVQKGLVGEIISRFERRGIRIVGLKQIHPSRPLAEGHYSVHRERPFFEAVVEFITSGPVVAMVLECPNAIEVTRSMMGATDPSKSAPGTIRGDFGLDIERNIIHGSSDPEAAAYEIPLWFKPEELLA from the coding sequence ATGAGCGAACGAACTCTTATTTTCGTCAAGCCCGATGGAGTGCAGAAGGGCTTGGTCGGAGAAATCATTTCCCGGTTTGAGCGCCGCGGAATTCGAATAGTCGGTCTAAAGCAGATTCACCCCAGCCGTCCGTTGGCCGAAGGGCACTACAGCGTTCATCGCGAGCGGCCGTTCTTCGAGGCGGTGGTCGAGTTCATCACATCCGGCCCTGTGGTGGCTATGGTTTTGGAATGTCCGAACGCCATTGAAGTGACTCGCTCGATGATGGGCGCGACCGATCCGTCCAAATCGGCTCCAGGGACGATTCGCGGCGACTTTGGCCTTGACATCGAGCGCAACATCATTCATGGCTCGTCCGATCCGGAAGCGGCGGCCTACGAGATTCCCTTGTGGTTTAAGCCTGAAGAGCTTTTGGCCTGA
- a CDS encoding alginate lyase family protein, translated as MSGLRWKMRRLLAMSPSEIAVRAARAARDRLSPLPKESPHETAERLLRRPAIEIVREQAQRLPNDFSALSSESLARLVQEADALLEGRWRFFGYDVQFDNPPNWRKNYASGQEWPDQSAKTLDYRRIDLAGGVKYVWEPSRGGPLVRLAQAYAVTGDEKYAQTCATWFENWIQTNPRGHGIHWTSALEHGIRAFAWLYAWAWISRSNVAIDHESIAGALLQHGEFIDRHLSVGSSANNHVLGEAAALAFLAERLPSQMSEAWRARGMSILQSEIARQFYEDGVNAEQAFGYLPFVWEFCLHARAWEGDQTVRDRLVKNLAFARNVMDESGYVPQLGDEDDGSIVPCWPIGSNRHIVVGRALAQALGEEPPPALDPTHDELCVMLTGQAPSGGSLLKERAVYRQGGLVSLRGGDGLLYALFDCGPLGLGSIAAHGHADALSIAMSIGGKPCLIDSGTYAYHEDPDWRNHFRSTAAHNTVQVNDTDQSQNLGAFLWGKRAETSLVDCNDDTTDVVAVHDGYSPIMHQRGVRWEPNSLTVEDAIMSKQGAQAAKLMWRWHFHPDWQVSAIDEQSVRATSENCALTVRVDGDRLPAIAIEEGWYSPQFGQKVRCSVAVLTIPVASLPVKAIWRFDASLVL; from the coding sequence ATGAGCGGCCTGCGATGGAAGATGCGTCGTTTGTTGGCGATGAGCCCCTCCGAGATCGCGGTGCGAGCGGCCCGGGCTGCCCGCGACCGACTATCGCCGCTGCCCAAGGAAAGCCCGCACGAAACCGCCGAAAGACTCCTCCGGCGCCCTGCGATCGAGATCGTTCGAGAACAAGCGCAACGACTGCCGAACGACTTCTCAGCGCTCTCTTCCGAATCCTTGGCAAGGCTCGTTCAAGAAGCCGATGCCCTGTTGGAAGGCCGATGGCGCTTCTTTGGGTACGACGTCCAGTTCGACAACCCGCCCAACTGGCGCAAAAACTACGCGTCGGGACAAGAGTGGCCCGACCAGTCTGCCAAGACTCTGGATTATCGCCGAATCGACTTGGCAGGCGGCGTAAAGTATGTCTGGGAGCCTTCTCGAGGCGGGCCATTGGTGCGTTTGGCGCAAGCCTATGCGGTTACAGGCGATGAAAAGTACGCTCAAACTTGTGCTACATGGTTCGAAAACTGGATTCAAACAAACCCTCGCGGCCATGGCATTCATTGGACTTCTGCGCTCGAACACGGCATTAGGGCGTTTGCCTGGCTCTACGCTTGGGCCTGGATTTCGCGCAGCAACGTCGCAATAGACCACGAATCGATCGCGGGCGCGCTGCTTCAACATGGAGAGTTCATCGATCGGCATCTTTCGGTCGGTTCGTCGGCCAACAACCACGTACTAGGCGAGGCCGCGGCGCTGGCATTCCTGGCCGAGCGATTGCCCAGCCAAATGTCCGAGGCTTGGCGCGCAAGGGGCATGAGCATCTTGCAGAGCGAGATCGCCCGGCAATTCTACGAGGATGGCGTTAACGCCGAGCAAGCCTTCGGCTACCTGCCGTTCGTCTGGGAGTTCTGCCTGCACGCCCGCGCATGGGAAGGCGATCAAACGGTTCGCGATAGGCTGGTCAAAAACCTGGCGTTTGCCCGCAATGTGATGGACGAATCGGGCTATGTGCCACAACTGGGAGATGAGGACGACGGGTCGATCGTGCCCTGTTGGCCGATTGGCTCGAACCGGCACATTGTGGTCGGGAGGGCGTTGGCGCAAGCGCTTGGCGAGGAGCCGCCGCCCGCGCTCGATCCGACGCACGATGAACTGTGCGTCATGTTGACGGGCCAAGCGCCCAGCGGCGGATCATTGCTCAAGGAGCGAGCAGTTTATCGTCAAGGAGGGCTCGTTTCGCTCCGCGGCGGCGATGGCCTTCTCTACGCCTTGTTTGACTGCGGGCCGCTTGGGCTGGGTTCCATCGCGGCCCATGGGCACGCCGACGCGCTTTCGATCGCGATGTCTATCGGCGGCAAGCCGTGCCTGATCGATTCGGGCACGTACGCTTATCACGAGGACCCCGACTGGCGCAACCATTTTCGCAGCACAGCCGCGCACAACACCGTGCAGGTCAACGATACCGACCAGTCTCAGAATCTCGGCGCTTTCTTGTGGGGCAAGCGCGCCGAAACCAGCCTAGTCGACTGCAACGACGACACAACAGATGTGGTCGCCGTGCACGACGGCTATTCGCCCATCATGCACCAGCGAGGCGTTCGATGGGAACCGAATTCGCTAACGGTCGAGGACGCGATCATGTCCAAACAGGGCGCTCAGGCGGCGAAACTTATGTGGAGATGGCATTTTCATCCCGACTGGCAGGTTTCGGCGATTGACGAACAGTCGGTCAGGGCGACTAGCGAGAATTGCGCGCTGACCGTCCGAGTAGACGGCGACCGATTGCCTGCGATCGCAATAGAAGAAGGTTGGTACTCGCCGCAATTTGGTCAAAAAGTTCGCTGTTCGGTAGCAGTCTTGACCATTCCGGTCGCGAGCCTGCCCGTAAAGGCGATTTGGAGATTCGATGCCTCTTTGGTCCTCTGA
- a CDS encoding mechanosensitive ion channel family protein, whose protein sequence is MPLWSSEFWEARPQLADWLTSGAILALFLGAAIVVRLAWKSLMMRLLGPDPGMAGDLLIKPARGLVVWALVLAGIYYAVDSLLFIQDKPGISESLAKGLSLAWTALAIVTAFGVINATAEAYSHRQAENVAEIAHRASILRKVAYVVVILLGGLYALRILGIDTGPLLASGAVGGIIGGISMKDVLSNIAAGFLMNVDRPMRIGDLVKLQSGEEGFIEEIGWRNSKIKLWSNNVVIIPNGKLSESILINYNQPAQETSVNIPCGVSYDSDLEFVEKITVEVGQQVQNAVEGGHPEWTPLVRWKTFGDFSITFVVILRVKDPTAQYLLQSEFVKALHKRYREVGIEIPYPIRRVITES, encoded by the coding sequence ATGCCTCTTTGGTCCTCTGAGTTCTGGGAGGCGCGCCCGCAGCTGGCCGATTGGCTGACGAGCGGCGCGATTCTCGCGCTTTTCTTGGGCGCTGCCATTGTCGTTCGCCTCGCGTGGAAGAGTCTCATGATGCGGCTTTTGGGCCCCGACCCAGGAATGGCGGGCGACCTCTTGATCAAACCGGCGAGAGGGTTGGTCGTCTGGGCGCTCGTGCTTGCCGGAATCTACTATGCCGTGGACAGCCTCCTATTCATACAGGACAAGCCGGGCATCTCCGAGAGCCTTGCAAAAGGATTATCGCTCGCTTGGACGGCCTTGGCCATCGTTACCGCATTCGGGGTGATCAATGCCACAGCCGAGGCATACTCGCACCGTCAAGCCGAGAACGTCGCCGAGATTGCCCACCGCGCAAGTATCTTGAGAAAGGTCGCCTACGTCGTTGTGATTCTGCTAGGCGGCCTTTATGCCCTTCGGATTCTAGGGATAGACACCGGACCGTTGTTGGCCAGCGGCGCGGTGGGAGGCATCATCGGCGGCATCTCAATGAAGGACGTGCTGTCCAACATAGCCGCCGGCTTCTTGATGAACGTCGATCGACCGATGCGAATCGGGGACTTGGTAAAACTCCAGTCGGGCGAGGAAGGGTTTATCGAAGAGATCGGCTGGCGGAACTCGAAGATCAAACTCTGGTCGAACAACGTCGTTATTATCCCCAACGGCAAACTGAGCGAAAGCATTTTGATCAATTACAACCAGCCCGCCCAAGAGACTTCGGTCAACATTCCTTGCGGGGTCTCCTACGACAGCGATCTGGAGTTCGTCGAAAAAATCACGGTCGAGGTCGGACAACAGGTGCAGAATGCCGTAGAGGGCGGCCATCCGGAATGGACGCCCTTGGTGCGATGGAAGACCTTCGGCGACTTTTCGATCACGTTCGTTGTGATTCTAAGGGTGAAAGACCCGACCGCACAATATCTGCTTCAGTCCGAGTTTGTCAAGGCGCTGCACAAACGCTACCGAGAGGTCGGCATCGAGATCCCCTATCCGATCAGGCGCGTGATTACCGAAAGTTGA
- a CDS encoding thermonuclease family protein, producing the protein MKILSALRPTLAMLLVVVQLSGCNDTKSFAGEVVGVTDGDTIGVMRGGKEEKVRLHGIDCPEMGQAYGSNAKAFTSELAFGKTVEVRERGKDGYGRTIGDVVLPDGRLLNHQLVEEGLAWWYRKYAPGDKRLEELERGARESRTGLWADADPTPPWDYRN; encoded by the coding sequence ATGAAGATTTTGAGCGCATTAAGGCCGACTTTAGCCATGCTGCTGGTGGTTGTCCAACTTTCAGGCTGCAATGATACGAAGTCGTTTGCGGGCGAGGTGGTCGGCGTTACGGACGGCGATACGATCGGCGTTATGCGCGGCGGCAAGGAGGAAAAAGTCCGGTTGCACGGCATCGATTGTCCGGAGATGGGACAAGCCTATGGATCGAATGCCAAGGCTTTCACCAGCGAGTTGGCCTTTGGCAAGACGGTCGAGGTGCGCGAGCGAGGCAAGGATGGTTACGGCCGGACGATCGGCGATGTGGTTTTGCCGGACGGCCGGCTGCTCAATCATCAGTTGGTCGAGGAAGGGCTGGCCTGGTGGTACAGGAAGTACGCGCCCGGCGATAAGAGGCTTGAAGAGTTGGAAAGGGGCGCGAGAGAGTCCAGGACGGGCTTGTGGGCGGACGCTGATCCAACTCCGCCTTGGGATTATCGGAATTAA